One Perognathus longimembris pacificus isolate PPM17 chromosome 2, ASM2315922v1, whole genome shotgun sequence DNA segment encodes these proteins:
- the Lbx1 gene encoding transcription factor LBX1 has protein sequence MTSKEDGKAAPGEERRRSPLDHLPPPANSNKPLTPFSIEDILNKPSVRRSYSLCGAAHLLAAADKHAPGGLPLAGRALLSQTSPLCALEELASKTFKGLEVSVLQAAEGRDGMTIFGQRQTPKKRRKSRTAFTNHQIYELEKRFLYQKYLSPADRDQIAQQLGLTNAQVITWFQNRRAKLKRDLEEMKADVESAKKLGPSGQMDIVALAELEQNSEAAGGGGGGCGRAKSRPGSPALPTGAPQAPGAGPLQLSPASPLTDQRASSQDCSEDEEDEEIDVDD, from the exons ATGACTTCCAAGGAGGACGGCAAGGCGGCGCCGGGGGAGGAGCGGCGGCGCAGCCCGCTAGACCACCTGCCGCCGCCCGCCAACTCCAACAAGCCGCTGACGCCATTCAGCATTGAGGACATCCTCAACAAGCCGTCTGTGCGGAGAAGTTACTCGCTGTGCGGGGCGGCGCACCTGCTGGCCGCCGCCGACAAGCACGCACCGGGCGGCTTGCCCCTGGCGGGCCGCGCGCTACTCTCGCAGACTTCACCGCTTTGCGCGCTGGAGGAGCTCGCCAGCAAGACCTTTAAGGGACTGGAGGTCAGCGTCCTGCAGGCAGCCGAAG GCCGCGATGGGATGACTATCTTTGGGCAGCGGCAGACCCCCAAGAAGCGGCGAAAGTCCCGCACGGCCTTCACGAATCATCAGATCTACGAGTTGGAGAAACGCTTCCTATACCAGAAGTACCTGTCCCCCGCAGATCGCGACCAAATCGCGCAGCAGCTGGGCCTCACCAACGCGCAGGTCATCACCTGGTTCCAGAATCGGCGTGCCAAGCTCAAACGGGACCTAGAGGAGATGAAGGCCGACGTGGAGTCCGCCAAGAAACTGGGCCCCAGCGGGCAGATGGACATCGTAGCACTGGCGGAACTGGAGCAGAACTCGGAGGCcgccggcggaggcggcggcggctgcggcagGGCCAAATCCAGGCCGGGCTCTCCGGCTCTCCCCACAGGCGCGCCGCAGGCCCCCGGCGCCGGGCCCTTGCAGCTCTCTCCGGCCTCTCCGCTAACGGACCAGCGGGCTAGCAGCCAGGACTGTTCGGAGGACGAGGAAGACGAAGAGATCGACGTGGACGATTGA